The Populus nigra chromosome 19, ddPopNigr1.1, whole genome shotgun sequence genome includes a window with the following:
- the LOC133680194 gene encoding dolichyl-diphosphooligosaccharide--protein glycosyltransferase 48 kDa subunit-like, translating into MRLIIDVLSSFCNALGLRGLKLELSQLSTVKFASNLGKYLGFPLLQVRKFWLPRAVCEGIDKIVRDFIWVRSDGERGLHLVNWNTISRLRQFGGLGLRDARLDPAAMVIDHISYAVSDTEGDHTLIACFINSKAPALFEGVAHTVNAANSLVLKVISASPAACSANPKSAMSSPPELTGSAISLIGLAPFSDSLDLWGAEGRELNQNLADAIDSKLILFFDTRHVKSGNEQFLTELNKWIFHDGGHLKAVDVRHHEVGEADEPAIYRIKDELEYSVEIYVWSGASCEPYVADDIQVQFYMMSPYVLKTLSTDTKGLYFTSFKVPDVHGVFQFKMECQRLGCTSLSLSKQVIKFLLLLHG; encoded by the exons ATGCGTTtgataattgatgtgctttccAGTTTCTGCAATGCCTTAGGGTTAAGAGGGCTGAAGTTAGAGTTGTCCCAACTTTCTACCGTTAAATTTGCCAGCAACCTGGGGAAATATTTGGGTTTCCCCTTGTTGCAAG TACGCAAATTTTGGCTCCCTCGAGCAGTTTGCGAGGGTATAGATAAGATTGTGCGGGATTTTATTTGGGTTCGTTCGGATGGGGAGAGAGGACTTCACCTTGTAAACTGGAATACTATTTCAAGACTGAGACAATTTGGAGGGCTAGGCCTGAGAGATGCGAGATTG GATCCAGCAGCTATGGTTATAGATCATATTAGCTATGCGGTGTCGGATACTGAAGGAGATCATACATTGATTGCttgttttattaattctaaG GCTCCTGCGCTTTTTGAAGGGGTTGCACATACGGTAAATGCTGCAAACAGCTTG GTATTAAAAGTTATTTCGGCTTCTCCAGCTGCATGTTCTGCTAACCCCAAGTCTGCGATGTCAAGTCCTCCAGAACTCACTGGTTCTGCAATCTCTTTA ATTGGCTTGGCTCCATTTTCAGATTCTTTAGATCTCTGGGGTGCAGAAGGCAGGGAGCTCAACCAA AATCTTGCAGATGCTATTGACagcaagttaattttattttttgataccAGACATGTGAAATCCGGAAATGAGCAGTTCTTGACTGAACTCAACAAATGGATTTTCCATGATGGAGGTCATCTTAAG GCTGTAGATGTAAGACACCACGAAGTTGGGGAAGCTGATGAACCTGCAATTTACAGGATCAAAGATGAATTG GAATACTCTGTTGAAATATATGTGTGGTCTGGAGCAAGCTGTGAACCATATGTGGCAGATGATATTCAAGTGCAGTTTTACATGATGAGCCCCTATGTTTTGAAAACCTTGTCAACAGATACAAAA GGTCTGTATTTCACATCTTTCAAGGTTCCAGATGTGCATGGGGTTTTCCAGTTCAAGATGGAGTGCCAAAGACTTGGTTGTACAAGCTTATCCCTATCAAAGCAGGTAATTAAATTTCTTCTCCTACTTCATGGTTAG
- the LOC133679185 gene encoding NEDD8-conjugating enzyme Ubc12-like isoform X1 translates to MMLTPVSPSYREGEMIKLFKVKEKQRELAENANGKSPIKKQSAGELRLHKDISELNLHKTCTMAFPNGKDDLMKFEVTIRPDEGYYRGGTFVFSFQISSIYPHEAPKVKCKTKVYHPNIDLEGNVCLNILREDWKPVLNINTIIYGLFHLFTEPNHEDPLNQDAAAVLRDNPKLFESNVRRAMTGGYMGQTFFPRCI, encoded by the exons ATGATGCTGACCCCTGTTTCCCCTTCTTATCGTGAAGGAGAAATGATCAAGCTGTTTAAAGTGAAGGAGAAACAAAGGGAACTTGCTGAAAACGCCAATGGAAAGTCACCTATCAAGAAACAAAGTGCAGGCGAATTACGTCTTCATAAAG ATATCAGTGAACTGAACTTGCATAAAACTTGTACAATGGCTTTCCCGAATGGCAAGGATGACTTGATGAAATTTGAGGTTACCATTCGTCCTGATGAAGGATATTATCG AGGTGGCACTTTTGTGTTCTCATTCCAAATTTCATCCATCTACCCTCATGAAGCACCAAAAGTCAAGTGCAAGACAAAG GTTTATCATCCTAATATAGACCTGGAAGGAAATGTTTGCCTCAATATTTTACGAGAAGACTGGAAACCTGTTCTGAATATTAATACAATAATCTATGGACTCTTTCATCTTTTCACG GAGCCTAACCACGAGGATCCCCTCAATCAAGATGCCGCAGCTGTCTTAAGAGATAACCCAAAATTGTTTGAATCCAACGTGAGAAGGGCAATGACCGGTGGGTATATGGGACAAACCTTCT
- the LOC133679185 gene encoding NEDD8-conjugating enzyme Ubc12-like isoform X2: MIKLFKVKEKQRELAENANGKSPIKKQSAGELRLHKDISELNLHKTCTMAFPNGKDDLMKFEVTIRPDEGYYRGGTFVFSFQISSIYPHEAPKVKCKTKVYHPNIDLEGNVCLNILREDWKPVLNINTIIYGLFHLFTEPNHEDPLNQDAAAVLRDNPKLFESNVRRAMTGGYMGQTFFPRCI; the protein is encoded by the exons ATGATCAAGCTGTTTAAAGTGAAGGAGAAACAAAGGGAACTTGCTGAAAACGCCAATGGAAAGTCACCTATCAAGAAACAAAGTGCAGGCGAATTACGTCTTCATAAAG ATATCAGTGAACTGAACTTGCATAAAACTTGTACAATGGCTTTCCCGAATGGCAAGGATGACTTGATGAAATTTGAGGTTACCATTCGTCCTGATGAAGGATATTATCG AGGTGGCACTTTTGTGTTCTCATTCCAAATTTCATCCATCTACCCTCATGAAGCACCAAAAGTCAAGTGCAAGACAAAG GTTTATCATCCTAATATAGACCTGGAAGGAAATGTTTGCCTCAATATTTTACGAGAAGACTGGAAACCTGTTCTGAATATTAATACAATAATCTATGGACTCTTTCATCTTTTCACG GAGCCTAACCACGAGGATCCCCTCAATCAAGATGCCGCAGCTGTCTTAAGAGATAACCCAAAATTGTTTGAATCCAACGTGAGAAGGGCAATGACCGGTGGGTATATGGGACAAACCTTCT